The Alkalihalobacillus sp. LMS6 genomic interval TACGCTGGTGTCCGTCGATCACTGACGCGATGGTCGGCATGCCAACGTCACCTTGAACGGTGTCTAGTAGCGTTAAGCCGCCGAGGACTCGCATGTACGTCGTTTTCTCCTCCGCGGAAAGATATTTCCACGTTAGGAGGTCGCCGTTTAACGCAACTTCCTCCGGGAGCCAAAATTGCTTCACGTTTTGTTGGTAAAACATTTCGGTGAAGCTGTCGTCGGGCTGCGACCAGTTAGCCGCGGTTAGTATTTCCGTCAAATAATCGCCTCCTATCAATTTAAACAACGCAACTTAAGCAATCGTCCTGCCCCGTATCCTTCGTTCGCGCGTAGTATATCGTCTTCACACCTTTATGGTGCGCGTATAAGTCAATCCGGTTTAAGTCCCGCGTCGTCATCGTGTCCTTCAAGAACAACGTAAATGAGATGCCCTGGTCGACGTGGCGTTGAATCGTAGCGATAAGGTCGACGACTTTAAACATATCCATGTCGTACGCCTCTTTATATAAGAACCATGTCTCCGGCGCTAATCCTGGCATTGGGTAGTACGTCTTCGAATTACCGTAAGTCCGCTCCTCTATACGCTCCATAATCGGCATAACCGAAGCCGTCGCAGATTGTACGTAGCTGATCGAGCCGGTCGGGGCTATCGCTAAACGGTAACTGTGATAGAGTCCGTGTTCCGCGACGAAATCTTTCAGCTCGCGCCAATCTTCCGGAGTCGGTACGAACATCCCTTTGAATAAAGCCGCCACCTTATCGAACTTCGGCGTATGGTCCGTCGTTATATAATCCGCGAAATACTCACCGCTCGCATACGTGCTTTCATCGTAGCGATAATACGTCTCGCCTCGATCCCGCGCGATTTCCGCCGACCGCTTAATCGAGAAGTAATTCATCGCCATAAAGAACGTATTTGCGAAGTCCCGCGCCTCCTCGCTCTCGTACGGAATCTTTTTAGCTGCGAGGTAGCCGTGCAAATTCATCGCGCCCAACCCGATAGATTTCATCATACGATTACCGCGTTGTACAGCCGGAGCGTTTGCGATGCTCGTCGATTCTGACACGCGAGTTAAAGCGTCAGTTGCGAGGGCGACCGTAGCCTCAAGCGATCGGTTATTCATGACGTTTAATATATTTATAGAGCCGAGATTACATGATATATCCATGCCGATTTCGTCCTCTTCTGGATAGTCCGTATAGGAGCTGACGACTGACGCTTGCAAAATTTCGCTGCACAGGTTCGAAAACTTAACGTCGCTAATATGTCCGTTTGCGTGCGCTTTGTTTACGTTGTCAGAAAATACAATATACGGATAACCGGATTCTGAACGCAGAACCGCTAGTTTTTGGAACAACTGACGCGGTTTAATCTGCTCTTTTTGGACGCGCGGGTCATCGACCAGTTGATCGTACATTTCCGACATATCCATATCGTCTAAATGAACGCCATATGCTTTATAAACGGAATGCGGATAGAATAGATACGCAGCGCGATCCTCCCGCATGAGCTCGATAAATTTGTCCGGGATGACAACCGCAATCGATAGCGTTTTAACTCGGACGTCCTCGTCAGCCGATATTTTCCGCGTATCAAGAAACTCGTTGATGTCCGCGTGGAAGATATTAAGGTAAGCCGCGCCGGAGCCTTGACGTTGCCCCATCTGATCTGCGTAACGAAACGCGTTATCGAGCAGCTTCATTACGCCAACGACGCCCTTCGTCGCATTTTCCACTCCTTTAATCGACTCACCTTTCGCTCGTATCTTCGAGAGGTTTAGCGCCACGCCTCCGCCTAGTTTCGATAACTGCATCGACGTATCAATTGCGCGACTAATATCGTTGAGCGAATCGCCGACTTCGAGCAGGAAGCACGACACTAGCTCGCCACGCCGTTTCCTTCCCGCGTTGAGGAACGTTGGAGTAGCCGGCTGAAACTCTTGGCGTATCATTGATTCCGTAAGCGCGACCGCTTTTTCTACGTCTCCATTGCCGAAGAACAGCGCGACGATAGCGACCCTATCCTCATACCGTTCTAGTATCTTCGCTTTATCGTTCGTCTTAAGCGCGTAATCGTTGTAAAACTTGAATGCGCTCATAAACGAAGGAAATCTAAATTTCTTTCTGTAAGCCACGTTCATTACGCGTTTAATTTCAGCCATCGTATATAAGTCGAGTATTTCAGCCTCGTAATAGTCGTTTTTAATGAGATAGTCCATTTTCTCTTCTAAGTCGTGGAAGAACATCGTATTTTGATTTACGTTATCGAGAAAATATGAGCGCACCGCCTCCGCATCTTTATCGAATTGAAAAGCGCCGTCCACCTGCGTCATGACCTCGTTGTTAAGCTCGATATACTTAGGCGTTTTAGTCGTCAATGTATCGCAACCTTTCCGTTATAGATTCGAATTCTTGCGTCGTCCCCGCCTTTTCGAACGTTCCTAGCAGCGGTACCTCGTAAGCCTCCGCTATTGACCGCGCGGCTCTTGCGAAGTTATCGCCCCATACGCGATCGCCCCCACCGATGACGCCCGCCATGAGATCGCCGTTGCGGTATAGGAAATCGGAGACCGGCGCGGGGATTTTGCCGAAATTATACGTAGGCGTTACGAGGATAAAGCGTTGGTCAGTCGTGGGCTTAGCGCTCAGGTCAACCGTAGGCAATCCGAGGCGGGCGACGAAGCGGTGGGTATTGCCGGTCATCGAATAGTAGACGATTAGAATACGATCAGCTCCAATCCGTAATAGACGGTCGGGATCGCGATTAACGTGAACGCCGTCCACTTGACCGGCGCCTTATCCGCGGTATCGTTTATGAGTACGAGCACCATCGAGAAGAATATGAAAAGCAGGCATAGATACGCGATTACTTCGAACATTAATCATCCACCTTCTCAATGGTATAAATATCGCCATTTTTTGATATGATCTCGTATCCTTGATTAAAAACTTCATTATAGTCATAGATGATTACTTTATAAGTAACTGCTGGCTCCGATTTGAAATGTTCAATACCTACCCATGAAAAGAGGCAAAGGAACCCGCCTATAATTAAAGAAACCAGAGCTTCCTTTTCTGTTACAGCTACGTACAACAGAAAAGCTGCCCCTATAATAAGCCCGTATATAATTATCCCCAATAAGATGTGACTAGTCGTATACACATTTTCAGCTAATATTTCCATCGACTTTACGTTCCTCCTTCGCCGACTTACGGTACATCCGTTTAGCCGCGCGATACTCTTTGCTTAACGATCGGTAACGCTTCTTGGCGCGTTCGCGGCGCTCTTTTAGGTCGGCTACGTCCTCTGCGGCGGCTTTACGTAGCTTGGCGAGTAGGTCGCGACTAAGCTTCATCTTTTACCTTGTGGAACGTATAGATGCTATTTTTAGTTTGGATAACTAGGATATTCGACGTTTCCCAATCAGCGTTATAGGCTTCGACTGAGGATGTTCGAAGGATTCTATCTTCGTAATCGAGGAACTGCGCGAATAATGGAGCGGATAATTGTACATTAGAAATTTCAACTACCTCGCCTATTAACTTATCCGCCAATCTATGAGACTCGCCTTTTTTCGTTTTAACGCTAGAAATCTTATACTTCGTCATTATTTACCGTCCCCTTCCGTTATCTTATCGATTAAATTGGCGTTAATCGCGAATGCTAGCCCGATAGACGCCGCGTCCGATTCGTCATCTACCGCAAACTCGCCCGTGTAGCCCGTATACCGCCGAACCGCCGCCGCTATTTCGTCCTTCTCCGCCTTACCGCTGCCCGTTACCAGCCGCTTAACCTGCGACTGTCCTACGCCGAGCGCCGGTCGTTTGCCGGGCGCCTCGAATTTATCAAACGCGAGCCCGAACGTATTTACCGCTCGCTCGCACGCTGACCATGCCGCCATTACGGGGTAGTTCGTGCCCGACGACTTGGCGCTAAAATCTTCGCGGGTAATATAGTCGAAGCCCGCGGTCTTTACGTGTCGATCGAGGAATGTCAACGCCCATCCTTCGATTATCTTCGCGCGGTGTCCGTGAGGGCGCTTGGATTCCGGGGCGATGTGAGATAGCGCCGTGATACGAGGGCGGCGCGCTTTAATTTCGATGATGGCGACGCCGGGTCGTTTCATGGACGTATCGAACGCGAGGATGCGGAGGGTCTTTTTAACAGTCATATTTCATATCCCACAACTAAAATATAATCGTATATACTACTGTGCCAATCATTATTACCGCCACGCCTTGCCGATTCCGAGTACACTTCTTGTATCTGAACAGATAAACCTTCCTCATTAAACTCGTCTATTGTATCTTGAAGAATTGTATTAAGCGTGTTAATGTTCTTACTCACGACTAATTTTGACCTCTTAATACTTTTCATCCGCGCACCTCCTCGATCTGCTGTACCGCTGCTTGTAGTCGCTGCTTCTTCCAGTCCGGCATTCGGCTTCGTAATACCCTCGATAGCTGCTCGCGATGCCCCGCTAATTCCTCGTCCGTTGTCGACTTGACAATCGCGCCTTTGAAGTCGTTATATGCCCAATCGTCGAGCAGGTCGATCGCCGGCGGCTTTCGCTCGCGCCATGCCTTCGTAACTCGCGCAAACTTCGAGAGCACCACGTCTCTTTCCGCGTCGGTGACGTATAGCCCGAACGTCTTGTTGCGGTTTAATTCCTGCGCCCACTTAACGCCGTACGTAAGCTGATTCAGCACGATATAGTAGTCGAGGTCGTACATTTCCGAGTAGCAATACGTCTGCAATACGTGACCTTCCTTCGGCTCCGTTAGCTTCCTAAACTCCGCGTATGATTTTTGGAACGACTTCACTTCGAGCCCCACGCGGTATTCGGCGCCATCCTCCGCGGTGTAAATTAGAATGCCGTCGGGGAGTCCGTTAAGCGCAAATCGCTCGCCGTTATATTCGACTTCGTGGACGACTTTGCGAAAGTGTTCGAAGCTAGGCTCGCCGCGGTCGGTACGCTCGAAACGAAACTTTGGCGCCCGCCCCGTAAACTTTTCGAAGTGGCGTTCGCATAGCAAGATTTCACGCTGAACGAGGTCGCCAATCGCGCTTCCTAACGAAGTCCAGTCGCGCTGATTCGGGGTCGGCGTTTGTGGATCGGCTGCCTTACGACCGCCTACCGCCTTTTCGTAGAGTTCGCGGTCAGAGTTGCCGGAAGCGGACGGTCCGAATGCGGGGCGCTTAACGCCGTCGGGTCCGTAGATATATTTACGCCAAGCGTTCTTCTCGCCGAGCTGTTCGCGTAAGACTCTCGCGTACTGGTCGTGCAGCTCCGCGTCCATTTCGTCATCGTACGGCTGTGGGTACTGATGGAACTCGTAAAGCATATCGTTTAAGTCTTGCGCCATCTTTTGCGCTAACGCTAGTCCTTCGATAAAATCACGCTCCTTCTCGTTTTTCAAACCACTCGTTAATGTCGACTTTTTCAAGCCATCTTTCGGGATTTATCTCAACGTCACAATTTACTGGGACGATTAATTTAACTGCGTCTTCCATAACCTTCTTTATAGTCATCAAGTTTTCGCGACTAATATCTGAAGGGCAATCGAAAACTAATTCATCATGGCATTGTAAAGATATATAGGTATTCATTGGAGGTAATACAGGCTCTAAATCGCCAATAGCTTTCTTTAAAATAGAACCCGCGGTAGCTTGAATTGGGAAGTTGCCTGCTTGTCGATCAGCCCCGTACCCTTTAAACCGATCCTTCGCCTTATATTCGTTTGCTAATCGTCTTTTTCTACCGAATATATCCGTTACGAAACCTTGACGACGCGCGGTTTTCTTTTGAGTATCCATGTATGATTCGATCCCGCTGTAACCTTTGAAGTAATTTTCGATAATCGTCTTAGCTTCCTTCTCAGTTATTTCCAACGTGTTCGACAAACCTTTCGCGCTCATCCCGTACACGATTCCGAAGTTTACGACCTTCGCCTGCTTACGAAGTTTCTGACATTCGTGACCCTCGACGTCCTTATATTTTTCAATATCTTCATACGTATATTTTCCATTAGAAATCATCGCAGCGGTTGTCGAGTGAATATCGCGACCCTCATGGAAAGCGTGAATCAACGCCTTCTCGTTCGCTAGGTGCGCCAGTACGCGTAACTCTATCTGAGAGTAATCGATAGAAACGAGTATCCGGTCTGGTCCAGTAGTCGTAAACAGTTTCCGAACCTCCGGTCGTTTAGCGGGAATCTGCTGAGTGTTCGGGTCTTTACAAGTAAACCGTCCGGTCGCCGCACCAAACGTGTTATGCCACGGATGAATCATTCCGTCCGATTTCACGCTATGCGGTAATTTAGACGTAAAAGCCTGCCGTAATTTACCTACACCGCGGTACTCTAGAATAAGCGAAACTACTTCGTGTTCTTTTTCTATTCGTTTGAGCGTCTTAACTCCCGTTGAACCATTATCAATGTCCGGAAGCTTCAAGTCTTCGTAAAGCTTTTTCTTTAACTGAGCCGGCGAATTAAGGTTCACTTCTTCCTTGAAAATTTCGTGGATTCGAGCCTGTAAATCCGATTCTTCTAAAGAAAACTTCTCATCTAACTTATTAGCTGACTCTACATCAAACTTAATACCGCGAATGTCTGACCATATAAAAGTTCTAGCAACAGGCATCTCTATGTTGAAGATTAAGTCACGCAACTCCTTCAATCGGTCAGTACCAAGATGTTCCATAATCCAGTCGAACAGTTCTAACGTTTTCTCAGTATCACCCGCAGCATAAGGCAGCGCGACCTCTAACCTTATTTTATTGAAAGGTGTATTAGCGAATAACTCATCGAAATTGTCGCTTGGTTTTTTTAGCCAATCGCTAATTAAATCTTTCAACCGATGCGACCGGTTCTCGTCCATTGTCATCGCCATAATTCGTGTATCAGCGTAGAGGTTATCGATTAGGTTGACGCCTAGTTTCACCCAAAACCATTTACAATCGAAAGGGGCGTTATGCATGACGTTAGGAGTTGTTTCCATCGCGCGAATAAGCTCCGTAGATAAATCGTCTAATTTAACGTTGACCTCGTTTTCGTGCGCTAAGGGTACGTAATAATGACGCTCCCGTGTCGAGACGGAGAATCCTGCCATCTCACCTTTCCACGGGTCTAGCGCGTCTTTATTTTCACCGTACGTCTCGCAGTCGATTGCGACAATGTCCGCGTTGATTACGTCGAGCTCCATCTGCTTCAAAGTTTCCGGAGTGTTAGCTAAAACGTAGTTATCAGGTGTTTTCGCAACTAAATCCGCTAGCTTAGCTTCTCTGGTCATTTCGGCAACCGACGGGTATAGCCGAAGCGCCTCCGCCTTGCTAAAAGCCTTTGGAGCGCCCCGCTTGTTTACGGAGTCCCTCGGATCGCGTCCGATTAATCCTTCGTCCATCGCCGCCTTAATTTCGGTTAATTTCCGGCGGTCGTTGTCGGCTAACTTCGGATTACCGAGGAGCCGCGCCCATGCTTCCGGCAACGTTTCCGCCGTCTTAGCGGACTTCTGCGCCGCGACCGCCTTTTGTTGGCGTTCTTTGGCGGCGCCAGCCCGATCGACATTTAACGTTAATTTTCCGATAGCGACCGACCTCCTTTTCCTGCGTCAAATTTTCCGTTAGGATAGTTGCGTTATTAAACGTCGAAGCGAGATTCGACCGGGGTTACGAGTTCCATAGACTTGGGCAACGTGTACGTTCCGTATTCAAGTTCGCCTAAATATTCCGGAACTTCTAGAATAAATTCCCCAAACCCGCCTCCGCTTTCTATAATAGTCGTAATACCTTCATAATCGTTCAATCCGTGGCATCCTTCCGCACCTAAGAAACGGACCAAATCGCCCTCTTTATACTCGTCTTTCTCGCGCTTAATCTTCGCCCATTTACCGTCTTCCGCGCTAACCTTTTCGATGGCAGACGGTTTTGCATAATCGTAGTCGGAGCCGTCTAATAGCTTAATCCTAATCTCACCGCGGTGGTCGCGTTCGGATTCGTCGATCTTTACGATGGTTCCCGCCTCAATATCGTCGTATCGCGTTCCACCAATCACCTTCGCGAAGTCTCCGTCCCCGAACGTTGGCGGGGCGGGTTTAGGCGTGTTAGCGGCGGCTACTTCCGCGGGAGTTGCTTTGCGGAAATGCTCGGAGTCTACGTGATGAATTCTGCCGACATAATCCTCGTACCCATGCGCTAAGACTTCTATGATAATTCCGCTGCCTCTTGTATCCGTAACTTTACCGAGCCTCATTTCCGTAGTCGTTATCACGTAAGGATCGTCCGCGGTCGGCAATGCTACGACGTAATCTCCGACCTTCAACGGCTCCTCCGCGTCCCCTTCGCCTTCAACTTCGCTAGTCGCTCGTTTCTGTAACGCAGCCACATCGGACTCTACCGCAGATAGGCGCGCCTCTAGGTCGGCGGCAGGGGTTTCGACTTTGCGGAATATAGTTAAATTACCTCGAAAAACTGCCCGCGTTTGAGTCTCGTCAATGTTATCTTTGAAACGAACGTAAGTATCACCGTCAAAGTCAGGCTGAATAGACTCAAAATACTCACCACTTTCTGCGTCTCTAAAGTTAGTAGCGTTGATTAGAACGATATTACCCGCTTCGGTAGCATCGCTTTCCTCGACTCGTACGTACTCCGCGCCCTCATACGCCACCTTTTCGATCACGCCCGCCTTAGCCTCGATTACCTTTACGCCTGTTAGTGCCGTCATATTATACCGCCTCCGTTTTCGTAGTTTCTTCGCCTACCACGTTCAACTTAACCCAACGTTTCGCCACGCTTGCTTCCGTCGACCAATACTCCTGCAACCCGCGGTTTTCGAACATGTACACCGTCTCGTCTCGGACACCGATGATGTAGTCGCAGTCACTCTCGGAGTACGCTGTACCGTTACCTTTCCGCGCAAATACGACTAGCGCGTTTCGACGATCGGGACGGATATGCAGCGTTTTTACTTGCACGGTTGCCCACTCGCCGCTCACCGGGTCTTTAGCGACCAGATCGTACACTTCCGCACATAGCGGCTGCGCGACCTCCCATCCGAGGTTAAGAAGCGCCCGTGCCGCCGTCATTTCCGATACCTTGCCGACCACTTGCGTAGAATGCGCCATTAAACGTCCTCCTTCGAAAAATGAACGAATTTATTGCTGAACCTTTCGCGTCCCTTACCGTACATTTCCGCGTGAGTTTGCGGCTTTTTCCCTTCCGAATAAACTGGCGTGAAAGGTACGCCCTTTTCCTTCGCTTGCTTGCGTCTATCTTTCCGTGGAATTAATCGCATATTACCGTCCCCTTTTCGTTTATTTTTACGTTTAATTAGCCGGCTAAATCGCGCGGATCAGAACGGATGATCCTCGCTGTCTTCTACGTCATATTCCGAAGCTTCCTCTTGACTCGCGGTCAGACCGATCTTACCTACGTCGAAGCCCGCTTTAACGAGGTTTTCGACCTGTTCGGCGTGATTAGCTTCGTACAGAATCGAATCGAATAGCGTATCATTGAACGGCTTGCCTTTTTCCGCTTCAAACGCCGCCTGTTCCTCCGCGGTTAGACCCTTCTTAACGTTTACGATCGGGGAAAGAGATACCGACGTGCTCGTACCGGAGCCACTTTTCGACAACTTGAACGCGAGGTCGCCCGCCGCAATCTCCTCCTCGTATTCTTTAATCGTCGCGTGAATCGCCTGAGCTTGCGCTTTTGATACGTCGACTACGATATCTTTGCCTTCGGTAAGATCGAAGAATCCCATCATATATCGTTCCTTACCGCGGTAAAGTCTAGCCGATTCCTTCTCGTCATCTTCCGTAGAGGTGTCGCCGGCAGTCCTCGCTTGATTCGCGCGGTCTTGATGATATTTCGCGGCTAAGTCCCAAGGCGTTTCCGTGCCCTCTACGATAAACCCTTTCGCATTACGTTCCGGCGGCGGGTCCGGCGTAAACGAGTAAACCTTGCCAAAGATACCGTAACTATGGAAGGAAGCGAGGTCTTGCGCGCCTTTAACGAGTACCTTAAGCGCCGTGCCCGTTTTAAATTTCGTAAAGCTCGCCGACTCCTTACCTTCTTGT includes:
- the nrdE gene encoding class 1b ribonucleoside-diphosphate reductase subunit alpha, which codes for MTTKTPKYIELNNEVMTQVDGAFQFDKDAEAVRSYFLDNVNQNTMFFHDLEEKMDYLIKNDYYEAEILDLYTMAEIKRVMNVAYRKKFRFPSFMSAFKFYNDYALKTNDKAKILERYEDRVAIVALFFGNGDVEKAVALTESMIRQEFQPATPTFLNAGRKRRGELVSCFLLEVGDSLNDISRAIDTSMQLSKLGGGVALNLSKIRAKGESIKGVENATKGVVGVMKLLDNAFRYADQMGQRQGSGAAYLNIFHADINEFLDTRKISADEDVRVKTLSIAVVIPDKFIELMREDRAAYLFYPHSVYKAYGVHLDDMDMSEMYDQLVDDPRVQKEQIKPRQLFQKLAVLRSESGYPYIVFSDNVNKAHANGHISDVKFSNLCSEILQASVVSSYTDYPEEDEIGMDISCNLGSINILNVMNNRSLEATVALATDALTRVSESTSIANAPAVQRGNRMMKSIGLGAMNLHGYLAAKKIPYESEEARDFANTFFMAMNYFSIKRSAEIARDRGETYYRYDESTYASGEYFADYITTDHTPKFDKVAALFKGMFVPTPEDWRELKDFVAEHGLYHSYRLAIAPTGSISYVQSATASVMPIMERIEERTYGNSKTYYPMPGLAPETWFLYKEAYDMDMFKVVDLIATIQRHVDQGISFTLFLKDTMTTRDLNRIDLYAHHKGVKTIYYARTKDTGQDDCLSCVV
- the nrdI gene encoding class Ib ribonucleoside-diphosphate reductase assembly flavoprotein NrdI, yielding MDGVHVNRDPDRLLRIGADRILIVYYSMTGNTHRFVARLGLPTVDLSAKPTTDQRFILVTPTYNFGKIPAPVSDFLYRNGDLMAGVIGGGDRVWGDNFARAARSIAEAYEVPLLGTFEKAGTTQEFESITERLRYIDD
- a CDS encoding DNA polymerase, translating into MPEAWARLLGNPKLADNDRRKLTEIKAAMDEGLIGRDPRDSVNKRGAPKAFSKAEALRLYPSVAEMTREAKLADLVAKTPDNYVLANTPETLKQMELDVINADIVAIDCETYGENKDALDPWKGEMAGFSVSTRERHYYVPLAHENEVNVKLDDLSTELIRAMETTPNVMHNAPFDCKWFWVKLGVNLIDNLYADTRIMAMTMDENRSHRLKDLISDWLKKPSDNFDELFANTPFNKIRLEVALPYAAGDTEKTLELFDWIMEHLGTDRLKELRDLIFNIEMPVARTFIWSDIRGIKFDVESANKLDEKFSLEESDLQARIHEIFKEEVNLNSPAQLKKKLYEDLKLPDIDNGSTGVKTLKRIEKEHEVVSLILEYRGVGKLRQAFTSKLPHSVKSDGMIHPWHNTFGAATGRFTCKDPNTQQIPAKRPEVRKLFTTTGPDRILVSIDYSQIELRVLAHLANEKALIHAFHEGRDIHSTTAAMISNGKYTYEDIEKYKDVEGHECQKLRKQAKVVNFGIVYGMSAKGLSNTLEITEKEAKTIIENYFKGYSGIESYMDTQKKTARRQGFVTDIFGRKRRLANEYKAKDRFKGYGADRQAGNFPIQATAGSILKKAIGDLEPVLPPMNTYISLQCHDELVFDCPSDISRENLMTIKKVMEDAVKLIVPVNCDVEINPERWLEKVDINEWFEKREGA
- a CDS encoding group I intron-associated PD-(D/E)XK endonuclease — protein: MAHSTQVVGKVSEMTAARALLNLGWEVAQPLCAEVYDLVAKDPVSGEWATVQVKTLHIRPDRRNALVVFARKGNGTAYSESDCDYIIGVRDETVYMFENRGLQEYWSTEASVAKRWVKLNVVGEETTKTEAV